A window of the Henckelia pumila isolate YLH828 chromosome 3, ASM3356847v2, whole genome shotgun sequence genome harbors these coding sequences:
- the LOC140887515 gene encoding stachyose synthase: MAPRNDTANSNCKVLNPTKENLFELHDGKLSARNVPLLSRVPGNVTFKPFPSVCQSSEAPPHLLHRAESFSHKGGFLGFSLDKPTDRVMNSLGRFADRDFVSIFRFKTWWSTQWVGKSGSDLQMETQWIMLDVPEINSYAVVIPIIEGKFRSALFPGTDGHVMICAESGSSSAKSSSFDAIAYVHLSENPYNLMREAYTVIRVHLNTFKLIEEKSPPPLVNKFGWCTWDAFYLTVEPAGVWYGVNEFAEGGLTPRFLIIDDGWQSINDDKDDVHEDAKSFVLLGTQMTARLHRLDECEKFRRYKGGSLLGPNGTSFDPKKPKKLIAKAIEIELVEKSLNKAVQSGVTDISQFEVEIAKLKKELDKMIVGGDGEEKDSSKNSSSCSCKSENIGMKAFTSDLRTKFKGLDDIYVWHALCGAWGGVRPGATHLNSNVAACKLSPGLDGTMSDLAVVKIIEGSLGLVHPDQAYDFYDSMHSYLSKVGITGVKVDVIHCLEYVSEEYGGRVEIAKAYYKGLSKSLAKNFNGTGLISSMQHCNDFFFLGTEQISIGRVGDDFWFEDPNGDPNGVFWLQGVHMIHCAFNSMWMGQFIQPDWDMFQSDHVCAKFHAGSRAICGGPVYVSDSLGGHNFNLLSKLVFPDGTIPKCIHFALPTRDCLFKNPLFDSKSVLKIWNLNKYGGVIGAFNCQGAGWHPKEQRIKGYPQCYKPVSGSVRLTDIEWDQKAETAEMAKAEEYAVYLCEAEKLLLESRDSDAIPITLQPSTFEIFSFMPIKKLGQGVKFAPIGLTNMFNSGGTILGLLYDGVIAKIEVKGGGDFLAYSSVSPKKAYVDGVEVGFEWSENGKLGVHICWNEECGGISNVCLVF; the protein is encoded by the exons ATGGCGCCCCGAAACGACACCGCCAACTCGAATTGCAAAGTCCTTAATCCCACCAAAGAAAACCTCTTCGAACTCCATGATGGGAAGCTATCTGCAAGAAATGTTCCATTACTCTCTCGGGTTCCCGGAAATGTTACTTTCAAGCCTTTCCCTTCAGTTTGCCAATCCTCAGAAGCTCCCCCTCACCTCCTCCATCGCGCCGAATCATTTTCCCACAAGGGTGGATTCCTCGGATTCAGCCTCGACAAGCCCACGGATCGTGTGATGAATTCCTTGGGGAGATTCGCGGACAGGGACTTCGTCAGCATTTTCAGGTTCAAGACTTGGTGGTCCACTCAGTGGGTCGGGAAATCGGGCTCCGATTTGCAGATGGAAACACAATGGATCATGCTAGACGTCCCGGAGATAAATTCTTACGCCGTCGTGATTCCGATCATTGAAGGGAAATTCAGGTCGGCCCTtttccctggaactgatggccATGTGATGATATGTGCGGAGAGTGGCTCGAGTTCTGCGAAATCGTCGTCTTTCGATGCGATTGCCTATGTTCATTTGTCTGAAAATCCTTACAATTTGATGAGAGAGGCCTACACTGTCATTAGAGTTCACCTTAACACGTTCAAGCTTATCGAAGAGAAATCGCCGCCACCTCTTGTGAATAAGTTTGGTTGGTGCACATGGGATGCGTTTTACTTGACAGTGGAGCCTGCTGGAGTTTGGTATGGAGTGAACGAATTCGCGGAGGGAGGGCTCACGCCGAGGTTTCTGATCATCGACGACGGGTGGCAGAGCATCAACGATGACAAAGACGACGTGCATGAGGACGCGAAAAGTTTCGTTCTTTTGGGAACTCAAATGACTGCCAGGCTTCACAGGCTTGATGAATGTGAGAAGTTCAGGAGGTATAAGGGTGGATCACTGTTGGGGCCTAATGGTACTTCGTTTGATCCTAAGAAGCCGAAGAAGCTGATCGCCAAGGCTATTGAGATCGAATTAGTCGAAAAATCCCTGAACAAGGCAGTTCAATCAGGAGTCACTGATATATCTCAATTCGAAGTTGAGATTGCGAAGTTGAAGAAAGAATTGGACAAAATGATTGTTGGGGGAGATGGAGAAGAGAAGGATTCGAGTAAAAACAGCTCAAGTTGCTCTTGCAAGTCTGAAAATATAGGAATGAAAGCATTTACTAGTGACTTGAGAACAAAGTTCAAAGGATTGGATGATATATATGTTTGGCACGCGCTGTGCGGCGCCTGGGGCGGGGTGAGGCCGGGGGCAACTCATCTGAACTCCAATGTTGCGGCTTGTAAACTGTCTCCAGGGCTCGATGGAACGATGTCTGATCTTGCAGTGGTGAAAATTATCGAGGGCTCTCTCGGGCTTGTGCATCCTGATCAAGCCTATGATTTCTACGACTCCATGCATTCTTACCTTTCAAAAGTTGGAATCACAGGAGTGAAAGTGGATGTCATACAT TGTCTAGAATATGTATCTGAAGAATATGGAGGAAGAGTTGAGATTGCCAAGGCTTATTACAAGGGACTGTCAAAATCACTTGCAAAGAACTTCAATGGGACTGGACTCATTTCCAGCATGCAGCATTGCAACGACTTCTTTTTCCTCGGGACCGAACAGATATCAATAGGAAGAGTTG GGGATGACTTTTGGTTTGAAGATCCAAACGGTGATCCTAACGGAGTGTTTTGGCTACAAGGCGTTCATATGATCCACTGTGCCTTCAACAGCATGTGGATGGGTCAATTTATACAACCAGACTGGGACATGTTTCAATCTGATCATGTTTGTGCAAAATTTCATGCTGGCTCAAGGGCTATTTGTGGAGGGCCTGTTTATGTTAGTGATTCTTTGGGTGGCCATAATTTCAATCTGCTTAGTAAACTCGTATTCCCCGACGGCACTATTCCAAAGTGCATCCATTTTGCTCTACCAACAAGAGACTGCCTCTTTAAGAACCCTCTTTTTGACAGCAAATCCGTCCTCAAAATATGGAACCTCAACAAG TATGGAGGGGTCATTGGTGCTTTCAATTGCCAAGGTGCTGGATGGCACCCCAAGGAACAGAGGATCAAGGGATACCCTCAATGCTACAAGCCGGTTTCTGGTTCAGTTCGCTTGACAGACATCGAATGGGATCAAAAGGCCGAAACTGCTGAAATGGCAAAAGCAGAGGAATATGCAGTGTATCTTTGCGAGGCAGAGAAACTACTCTTAGAAAGCCGTGATTCTGATGCAATCCCAATAACCCTTCAGCCCTCTACATTCGAGATATTCAGCTTCATGCCAATCAAGAAACTCGGTCAGGGCGTTAAATTCGCGCCTATAGGACTGACCAACATGTTCAACAGTGGAGGGACCATTCTAGGACTGTTGTATGATGGAGTGATAGCCAAGATTGAAGTCAAGGGTGGCGGTGATTTCTTGGCGTACTCGAGTGTCTCTCCCAAGAAAGCGTACGTGGACGGAGTCGAGGTTGGGTTCGAGTGGTCGGAGAATGGCAAGCTGGGAGTGCATATTTGTTGGAATGAAGAATGTGGTGGCATTTCTAATGTATGTTTAGTATTCTGA
- the LOC140888837 gene encoding GDSL esterase/lipase At1g28570-like yields MAPPCTPRNPVPPTVALAFTLLLSITFPALSSRRRHSPPAGCFESIISFGDSLADTGNLLRLSGSSTVSGLASARLPYGETFFHRPTGRFSDGRLVIDFIAESLGLPLVPPYVGGGDSKFGGQSFDKGVNFAVAGATALDAEYLKEMGVYNLYTNASLGVQIEWFKQFLVTLQDGKIFMENSLVLLGEIGGNDYNLPLDFGMRPEQVRSLAPAIVRYIGSTLQELIQLGAKTILVPGNFPIGCFPGFLTMSNSDNYKNSTYDPKTGCVNWLNELSIHHNELLQKELNRVQGLHPRVSIIYADYYNALLKIYLSPREFGIGKGMLSACCGGGGPFNFNKSSLCGFSLQAKSCEDPSLYISWDGLHLTEVAYKFLAQAILGGHHTVPHFNSICSFTSQVTGFYEY; encoded by the exons ATGGCACCACCATGCACCCCAAGAAACCCAGTACCACCCACCGTTGCATTAGCATTCACACTACTTCTCTCCATCACTTTTCCGGCACTATCAAGCCGCCGCCGCCACTCGCCACCGGCCGGATGCTTCGAATCCATAATCAGCTTCGGAGACTCGCTGGCCGACACCGGCAATCTGCTCCGGCTCAGCGGATCGAGTACTGTTTCCGGCCTAGCCAGTGCTCGGCTTCCATACGGAGAAACTTTCTTCCACCGCCCCACCGGACGCTTCTCCGATGGCCGTCTCGTAATCGATTTCATCG CGGAGAGTTTGGGGTTGCCATTAGTGCCGCCGTACGTCGGCGGAGGAGATTCTAAGTTCGGCGGCCAAAGTTTCGATAAAGGGGTGAATTTCGCGGTGGCCGGAGCTACTGCGCTGGATGCAGAGTATCTCAAGGAGATGGGAGTCTACAATCTCTACACAAATGCGTCACTCGGAGTTCAAATCGAGTGGTTCAAACAATTCTTGGTCACACTGCAAG ATGGAAAAATATTTATGGAAAACTCTCTGGTTCTTCTTGGAGAGATAGGAGGCAACGATTACAACTTGCCACTCGATTTCGGGATGAGACCCGAACAAGTCCGATCACTTGCTCCGGCAATTGTTAGATACATCGGATCAACTCTTCAA GAACTAATACAGCTTGGTGCAAAGACAATTTTAGTCCCCGGAAACTTCCCAATCGGTTGCTTCCCCGGGTTTCTTACAATGTCCAATTCAGACAATTACAAAAATTCTACTTATGATCCCAAAACTGGTTGTGTTAACTGGCTGAATGAGTTATCCATACACCACAACGAGTTGCTGCAGAAGGAACTGAATCGCGTGCAAGGCCTCCATCCTCGAGTCTCTATAATCTATGCAGATTACTACAATGCACTTCTCAAGATTTATCTTTCTCCTCGTGAATTCG GAATTGGAAAGGGAATGCTCAGCGCTTGCTGCGGTGGTGGAGGGCCGTTTAATTTCAATAAATCGTCATTGTGTGGCTTCTCTCTGCAGGCGAAAAGTTGCGAAGATCCCTCTCTGTATATTAGTTGGGATGGTTTACACTTAACGGAGGTGGCTTACAAATTCTTGGCGCAAGCTATACTAGGAGGCCACCATACTGTACCTCACTTCAATTCTATCTGTTCTTTCACATCCCAAGTTACTGGATTTTATGAATATTAA